The following proteins are encoded in a genomic region of Shinella zoogloeoides:
- a CDS encoding RNA-binding S4 domain-containing protein: protein MAHNEEQPAGQARQRIDKWLFFARLRKSRSLAAKSVEAGDVSVNGVSVRQPSHAVRPGDVIVLSLDRHDAVVKVLQPGVRRGPYEEARLLYSDMTPPPAPREERNLFAQATRERGAGRPTKRERRETDRLQAFPGDDED, encoded by the coding sequence ATGGCGCATAACGAGGAACAGCCCGCGGGTCAGGCGCGACAGCGCATCGACAAGTGGCTGTTCTTCGCGCGGCTGCGCAAGTCCCGCTCGCTCGCGGCGAAGTCCGTCGAGGCGGGCGATGTCAGCGTCAACGGCGTCAGTGTCCGCCAGCCCTCGCATGCGGTGCGGCCGGGCGACGTTATCGTCCTCTCGCTCGACCGGCACGACGCGGTGGTCAAGGTGCTCCAGCCCGGCGTGCGCCGCGGCCCCTATGAGGAAGCCCGCCTTCTCTACAGCGACATGACGCCGCCCCCAGCGCCCCGCGAGGAGCGCAATCTCTTTGCGCAGGCGACGCGCGAACGGGGTGCCGGACGGCCGACGAAGCGGGAGCGCCGGGAAACCGACCGGCTCCAGGCTTTTCCCGGCGACGACGAGGATTAG
- a CDS encoding ABC transporter permease, with translation MRAGAVLRQVPLALRLALREMRGGLKGFYIFLACIALGTAAIAGVNSVSSAITQAIASQGQTLLAGDVRFEFRNRFATPEELNYFEGLGAVSRTTGLRSMVRLPDGSDQTLVEAKGVDGAYPLYGTLETEPQKPAAALFAKDGDAYGAVVAPLLLDRLGLAVGDEILLGTAKIRIAATLTREPDAVSEGFGFAPRLMLPEEALRASGLVQTGSLVENAYRIRLAKPDLSPAAIRAEANKAFPTAGWSIRTADSAAPALTANITRFSQFLTLVGLTALIVGGVGVANAVRAYLDSKRSVIATFKCLGAPASLVALVYLAQIALIASIGILIGLAVGALMPSVAMQFLGGVLPVSAKAELYPSALLLAAVFGLLTALAFAIMPLGHAREVPATALFREQGFEAGRLPGWPYILSAALFLAALAGLAVYTAYDRYIALVFLGAIAFAFVVLRVVAMLITALARRSPRVNSPALRLAVGNIHRPGALTSSVVLSLGLGLALLVTLTLIDGNLRRELTGNLPERAPNFFFVDIQGSELDGFREVLKANMPEGKIIEVPMLRGRVMELDGVDVAKVKVPPEGQWVLRGDRGITYAKRVPENSTLSEGTWWPEDYSGEPLVSFSTEEGRELGLKIGDTVTVNVLGRNITARIANFRNVEWESLSINFVMVFSPNTFASAPHAWLATVIDPGATAAQEAATLKAITNAYPTVTSVRVKDALDVVNELVGQLATAIRAAAAVALVASILVLAGALAAGNRARVHDAVVLKTLGATRATLIRAFSYEYLMLGLATAVFALFAGGAAAWFVVSRIMKLPSSFLPDVAVMTVATALILTVGIGLAGTWRILGQKAAPVLREL, from the coding sequence ATGAGGGCCGGCGCGGTCCTCCGCCAGGTCCCGCTCGCCCTTCGCCTTGCCTTGCGCGAAATGCGCGGCGGCCTGAAGGGCTTCTACATCTTCCTCGCCTGCATCGCGCTCGGCACGGCGGCGATTGCCGGCGTCAATTCGGTGTCGAGCGCCATTACGCAGGCGATAGCCTCGCAGGGCCAGACGCTGCTGGCCGGCGACGTGCGCTTCGAATTCCGCAACCGCTTCGCCACGCCCGAGGAGCTGAACTATTTCGAGGGCCTCGGCGCGGTTTCCAGGACCACGGGCCTGCGCTCCATGGTGCGCCTGCCGGACGGCTCCGACCAGACGCTGGTGGAGGCGAAGGGCGTCGACGGCGCCTATCCGCTCTACGGCACGCTGGAGACCGAGCCGCAGAAGCCGGCCGCTGCGCTCTTCGCGAAGGATGGCGACGCCTATGGCGCGGTCGTCGCGCCTCTGCTGCTCGACCGGCTCGGCCTTGCCGTCGGTGACGAGATCCTGCTCGGCACGGCGAAGATCCGCATCGCCGCCACGCTCACCCGCGAGCCGGACGCCGTCTCTGAAGGCTTCGGCTTCGCCCCGCGCCTGATGCTGCCCGAGGAGGCCCTGCGGGCGAGCGGGCTGGTGCAGACGGGCAGCCTCGTGGAGAATGCCTATCGCATCCGCCTTGCGAAACCCGATCTCTCCCCGGCCGCCATCCGCGCGGAAGCCAACAAGGCCTTCCCGACGGCCGGCTGGTCGATCCGTACGGCCGACAGCGCGGCGCCGGCGCTGACCGCCAACATCACCCGCTTCTCGCAGTTCCTGACGCTGGTCGGCCTGACGGCGCTGATCGTCGGGGGCGTCGGCGTGGCGAACGCCGTGCGCGCCTATCTCGATTCCAAGCGCTCGGTGATCGCCACCTTCAAGTGCCTCGGCGCGCCGGCCTCGCTCGTCGCGCTCGTCTATCTCGCGCAGATCGCTCTGATCGCCTCGATCGGCATCCTGATCGGCCTTGCGGTCGGCGCCCTGATGCCGTCCGTGGCGATGCAGTTCCTCGGCGGCGTGCTGCCGGTATCGGCCAAGGCCGAGCTCTACCCCTCCGCGCTGCTGCTTGCCGCCGTCTTCGGCCTGCTGACGGCGCTCGCCTTCGCCATCATGCCGCTCGGCCATGCCCGCGAGGTGCCGGCCACCGCGCTCTTCCGCGAGCAGGGCTTCGAGGCGGGCCGCCTGCCGGGCTGGCCCTATATTCTGAGCGCTGCGCTCTTCCTTGCGGCGCTGGCCGGCCTTGCCGTCTACACGGCCTATGACCGCTACATCGCGCTCGTCTTCCTCGGCGCCATCGCCTTCGCCTTTGTCGTGCTCAGGGTCGTCGCCATGCTGATCACGGCGCTGGCGCGGCGCAGCCCGCGGGTCAATTCGCCGGCGCTCCGGCTCGCGGTCGGCAACATCCACCGTCCGGGCGCGCTGACCTCCTCCGTCGTGCTGTCGCTCGGCCTCGGCCTTGCCCTCCTCGTCACGCTGACGCTGATCGACGGAAACCTGCGCCGCGAGCTCACCGGCAACCTGCCGGAGCGTGCGCCGAACTTCTTCTTCGTCGATATCCAGGGCAGCGAACTCGACGGCTTCCGCGAAGTACTGAAGGCGAACATGCCGGAGGGCAAGATCATCGAGGTGCCGATGCTGCGCGGCCGGGTGATGGAGCTCGACGGTGTCGACGTCGCCAAGGTCAAGGTTCCGCCGGAAGGGCAATGGGTGCTGCGCGGCGACCGCGGCATCACCTATGCCAAGCGCGTGCCGGAAAACTCGACGCTTTCGGAAGGGACCTGGTGGCCGGAGGACTATTCCGGCGAACCGCTGGTGTCCTTCTCCACCGAGGAGGGCCGCGAGCTCGGCCTGAAGATCGGCGATACGGTGACCGTCAACGTGCTCGGCCGCAACATCACCGCACGCATCGCCAATTTCCGCAATGTCGAGTGGGAATCGCTGTCGATCAACTTCGTCATGGTCTTCTCGCCGAACACCTTCGCCAGCGCGCCGCATGCCTGGCTCGCCACCGTGATCGACCCGGGCGCGACGGCGGCGCAGGAGGCCGCGACGCTGAAGGCGATCACCAATGCCTATCCGACCGTCACCAGCGTGCGCGTCAAGGATGCGCTCGACGTGGTGAACGAACTGGTCGGGCAGCTCGCCACCGCCATAAGGGCGGCCGCCGCCGTCGCGCTGGTCGCCTCCATCCTCGTGCTCGCCGGGGCGCTCGCCGCCGGCAACCGGGCGCGCGTGCACGACGCGGTGGTGCTGAAGACGCTCGGCGCGACGCGGGCGACACTCATCCGCGCCTTCAGCTACGAATACCTGATGCTGGGGCTGGCAACCGCCGTCTTCGCGCTCTTCGCCGGCGGGGCGGCTGCCTGGTTCGTGGTGAGCCGCATCATGAAGCTGCCGTCGAGCTTCCTGCCCGACGTCGCGGTGATGACGGTCGCGACCGCGCTTATCCTCACCGTCGGCATCGGCCTTGCGGGGACCTGGCGCATTCTGGGGCAGAAGGCCGCGCCCGTGCTGCGCGAGCTCTGA
- a CDS encoding helicase-related protein, giving the protein MILSGRGVTAVLGPTNTGKTHYAIERMVAHETGVIGLPLRLLAREVYTRLVEKVGQHNVALVTGEEKITPHMARFSVCTVEAMPRETRAAFVAIDEVQLAGDLERGHIFTDRVLHLRGRDETLLLGAATMKPILEQLLPGIHVIERPRLSQLFYSGSKKITRLPQRTAIVAFSADEVYAIAELIRRQRGGAAVVLGALSPRTRNAQVALYQEGDVEYLVATDAIGMGLNLDVDHVAFAQDRKFDGYQFRNLNPAELAQIAGRAGRHLRDGTFGVTGRVDPFDDELVKRIETHHFDPVKVLQWRTTRFDYSSLQSLRQSLDAPPPIGGLTRALPAVDQQALDHLSRYPDVRDLATTPERVEKLWEACALPDYRRITPAQHADLISTLYADLVKRGTVNEDFLADQVRRADRTDGEIDTLSARIAQIRTWTYVSNRPGWLADPTHWQEKTREIEDRLSDALHERLTKRFVDRRTSVLMKRLRENAMLEAEISVNGDVFVEGHHVGQLAGFRFTLAAGTEGPDAKAVQAAAQKALALEFEARAARLHAAGNADLALSSDGTVRWLGDPVARLSASDHIMRPRVILLSDEQLTGNARDHVAARIERFVNHHIATVLKPLDDLSRAEDLQGLAKGLAFQLVESLGVLFRRDVADDVKALDQDARASMRKHGIRFGAYHIFMPALLKPAPAELITLLWALKNDGLDKPGYGDLIPVLAAGRTSVVTDPSYERAFYKLAGFRFLGKRAVRIDILERLADLIRPLLQWKPGTPRPEGAYDGRRFMATTAMLSILGATPDDMEEILKGLGYRADSVKAEEAAAFLAAQAPAAAAAETPAEAGAETSDEHDADASDEGEATAEAPVETTEAPAAATEAPVAETAEAPVAEAAGEGEPAEAKPVLLWRPGSRHDNQRQGQRHGDRQGQGERRGGERHRGQPAGERGERREGGRGRPDQNKGRDGKPQGGNRPDRGERNDRGGKPQQAKFEARPPRKEKPIDPDSPFAKLAALKEQMKK; this is encoded by the coding sequence ATGATCCTGAGCGGCCGCGGGGTGACCGCGGTGCTCGGCCCGACCAATACGGGCAAGACCCACTACGCAATCGAGCGCATGGTGGCACATGAGACGGGCGTTATCGGCCTGCCTCTGCGCCTTCTCGCGCGCGAGGTCTATACGCGCCTCGTCGAGAAGGTCGGCCAGCACAATGTCGCGCTCGTCACCGGCGAGGAGAAGATCACGCCGCATATGGCGCGCTTCTCTGTCTGCACGGTGGAGGCGATGCCGCGCGAGACGCGCGCCGCCTTCGTCGCCATCGACGAGGTGCAGCTTGCCGGCGATCTGGAACGCGGCCACATCTTCACCGACCGGGTGCTGCATCTGAGGGGCCGCGACGAGACGCTGCTGCTCGGCGCGGCTACCATGAAGCCGATCCTCGAGCAGCTCCTGCCCGGCATCCATGTCATCGAGCGGCCGCGCCTGTCGCAGCTCTTCTATTCCGGCTCGAAGAAGATCACGCGCCTGCCGCAGCGCACCGCCATCGTCGCCTTCTCGGCCGATGAGGTCTATGCCATCGCCGAACTCATCCGCCGCCAGCGCGGCGGGGCGGCGGTGGTGCTCGGCGCGCTCTCGCCGCGTACCCGCAATGCGCAGGTCGCGCTCTACCAGGAGGGCGACGTCGAATATCTCGTCGCCACCGATGCCATCGGCATGGGCCTCAACCTCGACGTCGACCATGTCGCCTTCGCGCAGGATCGAAAATTCGACGGCTACCAGTTCCGCAACCTCAACCCGGCCGAGCTCGCCCAGATCGCCGGCCGTGCCGGCCGGCACCTGCGCGACGGCACCTTCGGCGTGACGGGCCGCGTCGATCCCTTCGACGACGAACTGGTCAAGCGCATCGAGACGCACCATTTCGATCCCGTGAAGGTGCTGCAATGGCGCACGACCCGCTTCGACTATTCCTCCCTGCAATCGCTGCGCCAGTCGCTCGATGCGCCGCCGCCGATCGGCGGGCTGACGCGGGCGCTGCCGGCCGTCGACCAGCAGGCGCTGGACCATCTCTCGCGCTACCCGGATGTCCGGGACCTTGCGACGACGCCCGAGCGCGTCGAAAAGCTCTGGGAAGCCTGCGCGCTTCCCGATTATCGCCGCATCACGCCCGCCCAGCATGCCGATCTCATCTCGACGCTCTATGCGGACCTGGTAAAGCGTGGCACGGTGAACGAAGATTTTCTGGCGGATCAGGTCCGCCGGGCCGACCGGACCGATGGCGAGATCGACACGCTTTCGGCACGAATCGCGCAGATAAGGACCTGGACCTATGTGTCGAATCGGCCCGGATGGCTTGCCGATCCGACACACTGGCAGGAAAAGACGCGGGAAATCGAAGACCGATTGTCCGATGCGCTACATGAACGGTTGACGAAACGCTTTGTTGATCGCAGGACATCTGTGCTCATGAAGCGCCTGAGAGAGAATGCGATGCTGGAAGCTGAAATCAGTGTGAATGGCGATGTCTTCGTAGAGGGACATCATGTCGGGCAGTTGGCCGGTTTCCGGTTCACGCTGGCCGCCGGGACGGAAGGCCCCGATGCGAAGGCCGTGCAGGCGGCTGCGCAGAAGGCGCTCGCGCTGGAGTTCGAGGCCCGTGCCGCACGCCTGCATGCCGCCGGCAATGCCGATCTCGCGCTGAGCTCGGACGGCACCGTGCGCTGGCTCGGCGATCCCGTCGCGCGCCTTTCGGCCTCCGACCACATCATGCGCCCGCGCGTCATCCTGCTCTCCGACGAGCAGCTGACGGGCAATGCGCGCGACCACGTTGCCGCCCGCATCGAGCGCTTCGTGAACCATCACATCGCGACCGTGCTGAAGCCGCTGGACGATCTTTCGCGTGCCGAAGACCTGCAGGGCCTTGCCAAGGGCCTCGCCTTCCAGCTCGTGGAAAGCCTCGGCGTGCTGTTCCGCCGCGACGTCGCCGACGACGTGAAGGCGCTCGACCAGGACGCCCGCGCTTCCATGCGCAAGCACGGTATCCGCTTCGGCGCCTACCACATCTTCATGCCGGCGCTGCTGAAGCCCGCTCCGGCCGAACTCATCACGCTGCTCTGGGCGCTGAAGAACGACGGCCTCGACAAGCCGGGCTACGGCGACCTTATCCCGGTGCTGGCCGCCGGCCGCACCTCGGTCGTCACCGATCCGAGCTACGAGCGTGCCTTCTACAAGCTGGCCGGCTTCCGTTTCCTCGGCAAGCGCGCCGTGCGCATCGACATCCTCGAGCGCCTTGCCGACCTCATCCGTCCGCTCCTGCAGTGGAAGCCCGGCACGCCGCGTCCGGAAGGCGCCTATGACGGCCGCCGCTTCATGGCGACGACCGCCATGCTCTCCATTCTCGGCGCGACGCCGGACGACATGGAGGAGATCCTCAAGGGTCTCGGCTACCGTGCCGACAGCGTGAAGGCCGAGGAGGCCGCCGCCTTCCTCGCCGCGCAGGCCCCGGCCGCCGCCGCTGCGGAGACCCCGGCGGAAGCAGGCGCGGAGACCTCCGACGAACACGATGCCGATGCGTCCGACGAAGGCGAAGCGACGGCTGAAGCCCCGGTCGAGACAACCGAGGCTCCGGCTGCGGCCACCGAGGCACCCGTTGCCGAGACTGCGGAAGCCCCGGTCGCGGAAGCGGCCGGCGAAGGCGAGCCGGCCGAGGCCAAGCCCGTCCTCCTCTGGCGTCCGGGCTCGCGCCACGACAACCAGCGTCAGGGCCAGCGCCACGGCGACCGTCAGGGCCAGGGCGAACGCCGCGGCGGCGAGCGTCATCGCGGCCAGCCGGCCGGCGAGCGTGGCGAGCGCCGGGAAGGCGGCCGCGGCCGCCCGGACCAGAACAAGGGCCGCGACGGAAAGCCGCAGGGCGGCAACCGCCCGGATCGCGGCGAGCGCAACGACCGTGGCGGCAAGCCGCAGCAGGCGAAGTTCGAGGCCCGGCCTCCCCGCAAGGAAAAGCCGATCGATCCGGATTCGCCCTTCGCCAAGCTCGCGGCGCTCAAGGAGCAGATGAAGAAGTAG
- a CDS encoding M48 family metalloprotease, with the protein MVSGRGVVRPVAALLLAGTLLSGCQSLIEQSYEPTISPSSNPQIVEEVQKNDPRAQMGAREHPRIVASYGGEYKDAKTERLVARITGALTAVSENPNQSYRITILNSPAINAFALPGGYLYVTRGLLALANDASEVAAVLSHEMAHVTANHGIERQKKEEAEVIASRVVAEVLSSNIAGKQALARGKLRLAAFSRNQELQADVIGVRMLGEAGYDPYAAARFLDSMAGYARFTAVDPEADQSLDFLSSHPNAPQRVELARLHARAFGAEGTVGDRGRDYYLAGIDGLLYGDAPEEGYVRGQTFLHGKLGIRFDVPEGFQIDNKADAVLATGPGDVAIRFDGVADSKGQDLVNYISSGWVTGLRPETIRPVSINGLPGATARAAADRWEFDVTVVRIDNQIYRFLTAVPTGSKALEPTAAILRNSFRKLTAEEAASLKPLRVRVVTARPGDTIASLSARMMGTERKLDLFRLINAMTATSTVKPGDKFKIITE; encoded by the coding sequence ATGGTATCCGGGCGCGGGGTCGTGAGACCCGTCGCGGCCCTGCTGCTCGCGGGCACGCTGCTTTCGGGCTGCCAGTCGCTCATCGAGCAGAGCTATGAGCCGACGATCTCGCCCTCTTCCAATCCGCAGATCGTCGAAGAGGTGCAGAAGAACGATCCGCGCGCCCAGATGGGCGCCCGCGAGCATCCGCGCATCGTGGCGAGCTACGGCGGCGAATACAAGGACGCCAAGACCGAGCGGCTCGTCGCCCGCATCACCGGCGCGCTGACGGCCGTTTCGGAAAACCCGAACCAGTCCTACCGCATCACCATCCTCAATTCGCCGGCCATCAACGCCTTCGCGCTGCCGGGCGGCTATCTCTACGTGACGCGTGGCCTGCTGGCGCTCGCCAACGACGCTTCGGAAGTCGCTGCCGTGCTGTCGCATGAAATGGCGCATGTCACCGCCAACCACGGCATCGAGCGGCAGAAGAAGGAGGAGGCCGAGGTCATCGCGAGCCGCGTCGTCGCCGAGGTGCTGTCCAGCAACATTGCCGGCAAGCAGGCGCTGGCGCGCGGCAAGCTGCGCCTTGCCGCCTTCTCGCGCAACCAGGAGCTCCAGGCCGACGTCATCGGCGTGCGCATGCTGGGCGAGGCGGGCTACGATCCCTATGCGGCCGCACGCTTCCTCGATTCCATGGCCGGCTATGCCCGCTTCACCGCAGTCGATCCGGAGGCCGACCAGAGCCTCGACTTCCTGTCGAGCCATCCGAACGCGCCGCAGCGGGTCGAGCTGGCGCGCCTGCATGCCCGCGCCTTCGGGGCGGAGGGCACGGTCGGCGACCGCGGCCGCGACTACTATCTCGCCGGTATCGACGGCCTTCTCTACGGCGACGCGCCGGAAGAGGGCTATGTGCGCGGCCAGACTTTCCTGCACGGCAAGCTCGGCATTCGTTTCGACGTGCCGGAAGGCTTCCAGATCGACAACAAGGCCGATGCGGTTCTGGCGACCGGTCCCGGCGACGTCGCGATCCGCTTCGACGGCGTCGCCGACAGCAAGGGACAGGATCTCGTCAACTACATTTCGAGCGGCTGGGTGACGGGCCTCAGGCCCGAGACGATCCGGCCGGTGTCGATCAACGGCCTGCCGGGCGCGACCGCGCGGGCCGCCGCCGACCGCTGGGAATTCGACGTCACCGTCGTGCGCATCGACAACCAGATCTACCGCTTCCTGACGGCGGTGCCGACGGGCTCCAAGGCGCTGGAGCCGACGGCGGCGATCCTCAGGAACTCGTTCCGCAAGCTGACCGCGGAGGAAGCCGCCTCGCTGAAGCCGTTGCGCGTGCGCGTCGTCACCGCCCGCCCCGGCGATACGATCGCCTCGCTCTCGGCGCGCATGATGGGGACGGAGCGCAAGCTCGATCTCTTCCGGCTGATCAATGCCATGACCGCGACGAGCACGGTCAAGCCGGGCGACAAGTTCAAGATCATCACCGAATAA
- the fdxA gene encoding ferredoxin FdxA, with product MTYVVTDNCIRCKYTDCVEVCPVDCFYEGENFLVIHPDECIDCGVCEPECPAEAIKPDTEPGLDKWLKINSEFASVWPNITIKRDAMPEAKEMDGVEGKYEQYFSPKPGQGD from the coding sequence ATGACGTATGTCGTGACCGACAACTGCATCCGCTGCAAGTACACGGACTGTGTGGAAGTGTGCCCCGTCGACTGCTTCTATGAGGGCGAGAACTTTCTCGTCATCCATCCCGACGAATGCATCGACTGCGGCGTCTGCGAACCGGAATGTCCCGCCGAGGCCATCAAGCCGGATACCGAGCCGGGCCTCGACAAGTGGCTGAAGATCAATTCGGAATTCGCCTCGGTCTGGCCGAACATCACGATCAAGCGCGATGCGATGCCGGAAGCCAAGGAAATGGACGGCGTGGAAGGCAAGTACGAGCAGTATTTCTCGCCGAAGCCCGGCCAGGGCGACTGA
- a CDS encoding Bax inhibitor-1/YccA family protein, translating into MADLRNYQTRPAGAQAGAVIDEGLRSYMLRVYNLMALGLAITGLVAFFASQAAISGGQLTAFGQAIYLSPLRWVVMLAPLALVFFLSFRIHTMSVSAAQTTFWVYAGLMGLSLSSIFLIYTGASIAQTFFVSAAAFGALSLYGYTTKRDLSAIGSFLVMGLFGLIIASLVNLFLKSSALDFAISAIGVLVFAGLTAWDTQKIKEMYFEADDVAMAGRKAIMGALTLYLDFINLFLFLLRFLGNRD; encoded by the coding sequence ATGGCTGATCTCCGCAATTACCAGACCCGACCGGCGGGCGCCCAGGCCGGCGCCGTCATCGACGAGGGCCTGCGCTCCTATATGCTTCGGGTCTACAACCTGATGGCGCTGGGTCTTGCGATCACCGGCCTCGTGGCGTTCTTCGCTTCCCAGGCCGCGATTTCCGGCGGCCAGCTCACGGCCTTCGGCCAGGCGATCTATCTGAGCCCGCTGCGCTGGGTCGTGATGCTCGCCCCGCTCGCGCTGGTCTTCTTCCTGAGCTTCCGCATCCACACGATGAGCGTTTCGGCCGCACAGACGACCTTCTGGGTCTATGCCGGCCTGATGGGCCTGTCGCTGTCGTCGATCTTCCTGATCTACACCGGCGCCAGCATCGCGCAGACCTTCTTCGTCTCGGCCGCCGCCTTCGGCGCCCTGTCGCTCTACGGCTACACGACGAAGCGGGATCTCTCCGCGATCGGCTCGTTCCTGGTCATGGGCCTCTTCGGCCTGATCATCGCCTCGCTGGTCAACCTGTTCCTCAAGTCCTCGGCGCTCGACTTCGCGATCTCCGCGATCGGCGTTCTGGTCTTCGCTGGCCTGACGGCGTGGGACACGCAGAAGATCAAGGAAATGTACTTCGAGGCCGACGACGTCGCCATGGCCGGCCGCAAGGCCATCATGGGCGCGCTGACGCTCTACCTCGACTTCATCAACCTCTTCCTGTTCCTGCTGCGCTTCCTCGGCAATCGCGACTGA
- the thpR gene encoding RNA 2',3'-cyclic phosphodiesterase has product MPRLFVALEVPRNAAMSLSLLRGGLPGARWIDVENFHITLRFIGDIDGRTADEVVDRLDRIERPEFQLALSGIGSFGSKKPHSVFAGVTQAPEMYALQGEVERICQRLGLPADPRKFTPHVTLARLRNARTEDVAHYLSGRGNFHTAPFTVNRFVLMSSKESVGGGPYLTEEVFPLYEAGGGWDGADLRDHLV; this is encoded by the coding sequence ATGCCGAGACTTTTCGTCGCCCTCGAAGTGCCGCGCAACGCGGCGATGAGCCTCTCGCTCCTGAGAGGCGGACTTCCCGGAGCCCGCTGGATAGACGTCGAGAACTTCCACATCACGCTGCGCTTCATCGGCGATATCGACGGGCGCACCGCCGACGAGGTGGTCGACCGGCTCGACCGCATCGAGCGCCCGGAATTCCAGCTCGCGCTTTCCGGCATCGGCTCCTTCGGCTCGAAGAAGCCGCATTCGGTTTTCGCCGGTGTCACGCAGGCGCCGGAAATGTACGCGCTGCAGGGCGAGGTCGAGCGCATCTGCCAGCGCCTCGGCCTTCCCGCCGATCCGCGCAAGTTCACCCCGCACGTCACGCTCGCGCGCCTGCGCAACGCCCGCACCGAGGACGTCGCCCACTACCTCTCCGGCCGCGGAAACTTCCACACCGCGCCCTTCACCGTGAACCGCTTCGTGCTGATGTCCTCGAAGGAATCGGTCGGCGGCGGACCGTATCTGACGGAAGAGGTGTTTCCGCTCTACGAGGCGGGCGGCGGCTGGGACGGGGCGGATCTGCGCGACCATCTCGTTTGA
- a CDS encoding ABC transporter ATP-binding protein, with the protein MARTIIDLKKADLTLGRAAASVHVLKGIDLTIDAGESVGIVGPSGSGKSTLLMVLAGLERLDGGEIHIDGAALHAMNEDRVADFRGRNIGIVFQSFHLIPNMTALENVAVPLELANVRDAFDIARRELEAVGLGERLSHYPGQLSGGEQQRVAIARALAPSPKLLIADEPTGNLDTETGRQIADLLFSKQAERGMTLVLVTHDPALAARCGRQVAMRSGEIVSGAAPLRALAEAVPA; encoded by the coding sequence TTGGCCAGAACCATCATCGATCTGAAAAAAGCCGATCTCACCCTCGGACGGGCGGCCGCATCCGTGCATGTCCTCAAGGGGATCGACCTGACGATCGATGCGGGCGAATCGGTCGGCATCGTCGGGCCGTCCGGCTCCGGCAAGTCGACGCTGCTGATGGTGCTGGCAGGCCTCGAACGGCTGGACGGCGGCGAGATCCATATCGACGGCGCCGCCCTGCACGCGATGAACGAGGACAGGGTGGCCGATTTCCGCGGCCGCAATATCGGCATCGTCTTCCAGTCCTTCCACCTCATTCCCAACATGACGGCGCTGGAAAACGTCGCCGTGCCGCTGGAGCTGGCCAATGTGCGCGACGCCTTCGATATCGCGCGGCGCGAGCTGGAGGCCGTCGGGCTCGGCGAGCGCCTGTCGCACTATCCCGGCCAGCTTTCGGGCGGCGAGCAGCAGCGCGTCGCCATTGCCCGCGCGCTCGCGCCATCGCCGAAGCTGCTGATCGCCGACGAGCCGACCGGCAACCTCGACACGGAGACCGGCCGCCAGATCGCCGACCTCCTCTTTTCCAAGCAAGCCGAGCGCGGCATGACGCTGGTGCTGGTAACGCACGATCCGGCGCTTGCCGCCCGCTGCGGCCGGCAGGTCGCCATGCGCTCGGGCGAAATCGTCTCGGGCGCCGCGCCCCTGCGCGCGCTTGCCGAAGCGGTGCCGGCATGA
- a CDS encoding arylesterase, producing the protein MSFKAALGFFASLAITALLSTGMARAEPVKLVGFGDSLMAGYQLPAADAFPVKLEAALRAKGHEVEIANAGVSGDTTSGGLARLDWSIPDGTQGVILELGANDALRGIAPEETEKNLDAMLTRLKERGIAVLLAGMLAPPNMGADYAERFNGIYGRLSEKHGVPLYPFFLDGVVTKANLQIEDGMHPNPAGVDVMVQSILPTVETFLKSIKAGE; encoded by the coding sequence ATGTCGTTTAAAGCGGCGCTCGGATTTTTCGCCTCACTTGCCATCACAGCTTTGTTATCCACGGGCATGGCCCGCGCCGAACCTGTCAAGCTCGTCGGCTTCGGCGACAGCCTGATGGCCGGCTACCAGCTTCCGGCTGCCGACGCCTTCCCGGTCAAGCTGGAGGCGGCCCTTCGGGCGAAGGGCCATGAGGTCGAGATCGCCAATGCCGGCGTCTCGGGCGACACGACCTCCGGCGGCCTCGCCCGCCTCGACTGGTCGATCCCCGACGGGACGCAGGGCGTCATCCTCGAGCTCGGCGCCAACGACGCGCTGCGCGGCATCGCGCCGGAGGAGACCGAAAAGAACCTCGACGCCATGCTGACGCGGCTCAAGGAGCGCGGCATCGCGGTGCTGCTCGCCGGCATGCTCGCCCCGCCCAACATGGGCGCGGACTATGCCGAACGCTTCAATGGCATCTACGGACGCCTTTCGGAAAAGCACGGTGTTCCGCTCTATCCCTTCTTCCTCGACGGGGTCGTCACCAAGGCGAACCTCCAGATCGAGGATGGAATGCATCCGAACCCGGCGGGCGTGGACGTCATGGTCCAGTCCATCCTGCCGACGGTCGAGACCTTCCTCAAGTCGATCAAGGCAGGGGAGTAG